GAACACGTCGATGACGACCTGCAGCGTCACCAGACGGTCGAAACCCATGCGTCGTGCAGCATCGGGAAAGCCGAGGGCCAGAACGGCCCCGAGATAGCAGATCGCGGTAACGAGAAAGATGGTCGGGTGTTCGCTGCCCAGATTGAGCTCGCGCCCTGCCACCAGAAAGATGCCGGCGATGATGAGCCGGAACAGGTTGAAAAAGCGCAGCGACTGCAGTCGCGCCGGGTCGACGCCGGACAGCACGGAGTCACCCAAGCCTATTCTCCCCGGCCGTCATTACCCAGACGGCGGTGCCCTTCGCAGCAGTAGAAACCGCTTTCGTCGCGAACGCCTTCGCTCTCCGGGACATGCACACCGCAATGCGCACAGGCCAGCACCCGTTCGGGCTCGTTCAGGCGCGGATCGCGCCCCGGGCCACGCCGCGGTCGCTTGAGGGCACGACGCACCCACCAGATACCACCCAGTATCAGCAGAAAGATCAGCAGATTGCGCACGATGGAGAGCGGGCCGCGAGAGAGAATGAGACCGGCAGTTTACCACGCAGGACGGCGGCAACGCCGCCGCCCGCGGGGACATGCCACCACCGGCCGGGGCGCGCCGGAAGGCAGGCAAAGCAGTGTGACGAACCCGGCTTCAGCGCAGCTTCTGCAGGCGTTCGCAGGCCGCCGCGAGCGTGCTCTCGTTCTTGGCGAAGCAGAAGCGGATCACGCCTTCGTCGCGACCATCGGCAAAGAACGCCGATACCGGAATCGCGGCCACCCCCGCCTCACGCGTCAGCCAGTCGCAGAACACGCCATCCGGCTGATCCGAGATCGCACCGTAGCGGGCAAGCTGGAAATAGGTGCCGCCCGAAGGCAGGAGCTCGAAGCGGGCGCCGGAGAGTCCGGCACGGAAGTAATCGCGCTTGGCCTGATAGAAGGCCGACAGCTGCAGATGCCGGCCGGCATCCGCCATGTAGTCCGCGAGCGCAAGCTGCACCGGGGTATTGACGGTAAACACGTTGAACTGGTGAACCTTGCGGAACTCCGCCATCAGTTCGCGCGGCGCCACCACGTAACCCACCTTCCAGCCGGTGATGTGATAGGTCTTGCCGAAGCTCGACACGACAATGCTGCGCGCCGCCAGCTCCGGATGCGCGGCACAGCTCTGATGCACGGCGCCATCGAACACGATGTGCTCGTACACCTCGTCCGACACCACCACGATGCCGGTGTTGCGGGTGAGCGCCGCAAGCTGGGCGAGGTCGTCCGCGGACCACACGGTCGCGGTCGGGTTGTGTGGGGAGTTGATCATGATCATCCGCGTCCGCGGCCCGATTGCCGCAGCGACCGAAACCCAGTCCGGACGGTAGTCCGGTGCCCGCAGCTGCATGCGGATGACCGTGCCGCCGGCCAGTTCGATCGCCGGCCCGTAGGAGTCGTACACCGGCTCGAACACGATCACTTCATCACCGGCATGAACCAGCGCACTGACCGCAGTGAACAAGGCCTGGGTGGCACCGGCGGTCACCGTGACCTCATGCTCAACATCGTAGCGCGTTCCGTACAGGCCCTCGACCTTGCGCACGATGGCTTCGCGCAGGGGCAGACAGCCCGCCAGCGGGGCATACTGATTGAAGCCCGCCCTCATCCAGTGGGCGACACGCTCGAACAGCACATCCTCCGCATTGAAGTCGGGAAAGCCCTGCGACAGGTTGATTGCACCGCACTCCTGCGCAAGCCGGGACATGACGGTGAAGATGGTAGTGCCGACAGTCGGCAGGCGCGATTCGATCGGTGCGGGAAAATGCGGCATGGGAATCCTGGCGGATCGGCAATGACTGGGAATTGCATTCTCGCAGAGTCGCGAGCGAGCGCAAGCGCCGCGCCACCGGGCATTCGGACTTGCGGACAGGACCGAGGACTGGCACATTCCACGGCTTAACTTGCCCCAGAGAGCAGGAGACAGGACCGAAGCAGGCCTGCGGCGACGCACTTTGTCGCCCGCACCCGAGTCCGGTCCGGATCCACACCATGTTCGTACAACCCGTTCCAACGCTGTGCCGCGATGGCGACAGCCTGCTGATACTCGACCAGACTGCGCTGCCATGGCGGCGTGAGCAATGTCGCCTGAATACCCTCGACGAGGTCGCGCGCGCCATCCGGACCATGCAGGTTCGCGGCGCGCCGCTGATTGGCAACACGGCTGCAATGGGTGTTGCGCTCGCCCTCACCCGCGCTGGCGCCGAAGACGAACAGCTCGAACACGCCCTGACACTGCTCGCCGCCACGCGCCCGACCGCGGTCAATCTGCACTGGGCGCTGAACCGCATGGCCGGCATTCTGCGTCCGCTGCCGGCACCGCGGCGCATGGCAGCAGCCTGGGACGCCGCCGAGGCAATCTGTGCCGACGACGCAGCGACATGCGACGCCATCGGCCGTCACGGCCTCGCCCTGCTGCGCGGGCTTCCCGCCCGTAGCGGTCGCCCCCTGCGTGTGATGACCCATTGCAATGCCGGCTGGCTGGCCACGCTCGGTGCGGGCACCGCGCTCGCCCCGGTCTACGCGGCCCAGGCGGCCGGAATCGACATCGAAGTCATCGCCAGCGAAACCCGTCCTCGCAACCAGGGGCTGCTCACCGCCTGGGAGCTGCGCGAAGCCGGTGTACCGCACATGCTGATCGCCGACAACGCCGCCGGCCACCTGCTGATGCATGGCGAGGCAGACGTGGTGATCACCGGGGCAGACCGCATTGCTGCCAACGGCGACAGTGCGAACAAGATCGGCACCCTGCTCAAGGCACTTGCCGCGCGGGCCGCTGGCATTCCCTTTTACATTGCCGCGCCCTATTCGACGCTCGATTTCGGCAGCCCCGACGGGGCCGCGATTCCGATCGAGGATCGCGGGGCCGACGAGGTCTGCTCGTCCATTGGTGTCGACGCACGCGACGAAGCGATCTCGCTGCGCATCGCACCCGCCGGCACGCGCGCGGCCAACCCCGCTTTCGACGTCACACCGGCCAGCCTGATCACCGGCATCATCACCGAACGCGGGGTGATCGCGCCCGCGGCGCTGAGCGCGACCTATGCGGAGCGCCAGGAATGAGCATCACTGAAGAAGGCCTGCGCGAGGAGCTGTTCGCCACCACGCTGGAGATGGGGCGCAGCGGCCTCAACGTCGGCACCTCGGGCAATGCCAGCGTGCGCTGGGGTACGGGTCTGCTGATCACGCCCAGCGGCATTGCCGCAAGTGCCTGCACCCCGGCCGACATGGTGGAGCTCGACAGCGGCGGCAGCGCTACGGGCACACTGGCACCGTCCTCCGAGTGGCAGCTGCATCGCGACATCTACGCGGCCTGTCCCGGCGCGGGTGCGATCCTTCATGCCCACTCTCCCTTTGCCACCGCGCTTGCGTGCCAGCGCAGGCACATCCCGGCCTTCCACTACATGATTGCCCGCTTCGGCGGCACCGACGTGCGGTGTGCCCCTTATGCCACGTTCGGCACTCAGGCCCTGTCGGACGCTGCCGTCGCTGCACTCGTCGACCGCAGCGCCTGCCTGCTTGCGAACCACGGCATGGTGGTCTTCGGGCGCGATCTCGCGCACGCACTCGCTCAGGCCATCGAGTTCGAAACCCTGTGCGAGCAGTACTGGCGCACCCTGCAACTCGGTGACCCGGTCCTGCTCTCGGCCGCCGAAATGACGGAGGTCATCGAGCGCTTCCGCTGGTACGGCCGTCCCCGCGATGGCAGCGCATCGTGAGCACCTCCGGCAACACGAGAGCTCCACTCATGACGGCGCGCCCCCCGGCATGAACCGACCGCCACTGCTGCCACTCGCAGGCACGCTGCTCCGCCTCTCTCTTCCGCTGATCGTCTTTGCCGCCATCTGGGGCGGACTGGGCAAGCTCGAGCAGCAGGCCCGCGAAGGCGAGGAGCGGCAGAACATCTCCGTCTTTCAGCGCACTGCCGCGCAACAGGTCGAGCGCCTGCGCAGCGAGCTCGGCGCCACACGCATCGAGCGTGTTGCAGACCTGCGCAAGCTGGTGGCCCGGGTACTGGACAGCCGGCGCGATGCACGCGACGTCAGCCTCGAGATCATCGACCTTGGTGGCGATCACCCCAGACTGATCTACCAGGACCCCGACCTGCGCCCGAGCACGATGATGTATGTTGAACAGCTCGTCATCGGACAGCAACGCTGGCTGGTCGAGGTCTCTCCCCTGCCCGGCCATTACCTGCTGAACCCCAGCCAGTCTGTCGAAACCCTGCGCTGGGGCGGGCCGCTGATCGGGCTGCTCGTTGCGCTGCTGGTGGCGCTGCTGCAGTCGCGCGGGCGTAGCGTCAGGCGTCAGGTGCTGCGCCAGACCAGCGCGCTCGAACACATGAACCACCAGCTCGAACGCAGCAACAGTGCATTGCAGGCGGAGATCGCACGCAGCACCGAAGCCGAGCGCAGCCTGCGCAACACGACCACGCTGCAGCGCGCCATCCTCGACGGTTCGGAATACGCGATCGTATCGACCGACACCAATGGCCTGATCGAACTCTTCAATCCGGCAGCCGAACGCATCTTTGGCTGGCGCGCCGACGAGCTCGTCGGCCGGGCCACCCCGCTGCTGTTCTGCCCGGAAGACGAGCTCGCCCGTCTCGAATCACGTGATGGCCCCGGATTCTTCGCGATGATTGACGAGGCCCGCGCCGGCCACGCCGCCGAACCCCGCGAAATGACCTTGCGCCGCAAGGACGGTCACGAGTTCCCGGCCAGCCTCTCGGTGTCGCCGCTCCACGGCCCGGATGGTGCAATCCGTGGCTATCTGGGCATCGCCTCCGACATTGGCCGGCAGAAGGCGGCCGAGTCCCGCATCCGCTTCCTCGCGCATTACGACGCCCTGACCGAACTGCCCAACCGCAACTATCTCGGCCAGCGCCTGGCCGAGGCGCAGGAGCAATGCCGGCGCCGCGGCGAGCCGCTGGCGCTGCTGTTTCTCGATCTGGACCGCTTCAAGTACGTCAATGACTCGCTCGGCCACCACGCGGGCGACCTGCTGCTGCAGGCGGTATCAAGACGCTTCATGACCTGTGTCCGGGCAGAGGACACGGTGGCGCGCACCGGGGGCGACGAATTCGTGATCCTGCTGCCTTCACTGCCTGACCGCAACCGCGCCATCGAGGTCGCAGAGCGCATCCTGGCCGCATTGCGCGACCCCTTCGACATCCGCAGCCAGCGCCTGACGATCTCGCCCAGCATCGGCATCGCCCTTTATCCGGAAGACGGCGACGACGCCGAAACACTGATCAAGCACGCCGACGCCGCCATGTATCAGGCCAAGGCGGCCGGACGCAACGCCTACCGCTTCTACGACAGCCAGTACGCCCGCGAGCTGTCCGATCGACTGATACTCGAGAACGAACTGCGCCTCGCGCTCGAGCGCAAGCAGTTCGTCCTCCATTACCAGCCGCAACTCGATGTCTACAGTGGCGAAATCACCGGAATCGAGGCCCTGTTGCGCTGGCAGCACCCGCAGCACGGCCTGGTGCCGCCCGATCGTTTCATTCCGATTGCGGAAGACTCCGGTCTGATCGTTCCGATCGGCGACTGGGTGCTGCGCGCCGCCTGCGCGCAGGCGCATGCCTGGCGCGTCGCCGGCCTGCTCGATGCCCCGATGGCGGTCAACCTGTCGGCGCGCCAGTTCGATCAGCCCGATCTGCCCGAGCAGATCGCCAGCGTGCTGGAGGCGACCGGACTGCCGGCCACCCGCCTGGAGCTGGAACTGACCGAGAGCCTCGTGATGCGCGAACCCGAGCGCAGTTCGGACACGCTGAGCCGTTGCAAGGCGCTTGGTCTGACGATTGCGATTGACGACTTCGGCACCGGCTACTCCAGCCTCGCCTATCTGCGGCGCTTCCCCATCGACCGTCTGAAGATCGACCGCTCCTTCATCAAGGACATCGTCGACGAACCGGACGACGCCGCGATTGCACAGGCCATCATCGCGATGGCGCACAGTCTGAGGCTGAACGTCGTTGCCGAAGGCGTGGAAAGCGACGCGCAACTGAGCCTGCTGCGTCAGTGGCACTGCGGCATCTACCAGGGCTTCCTGTCCAGCCGCCCCTTGCCGGGCGAAGCCCTCACGGCGCTGCTGCGCGGCATGAAAGCCGCCGGGGTCGCCGAACTCGCGCCGCCTCCGCTGCAGCACTGACGGCGACCACCGGGGCGGGATCAGGCGGCAGCCGTTCCGCCCATGGTTTCCAGCACGCGCAACAGGCTTGAGGTGTCGTCGTGCCCCAGACCGGATGCCATCAGAGCGTTGAGCTGCTGCCAGACCTGAGCGGCGATCGGCAAGGGAATACCGAGGGCACAGGCCTCCTGCATCAGGATGCCGAAGTCCTTGTGATGCAGACGCGCCTCGACACCGGCGGAAAAGTCGCGACTCACCATGCGCGCGCCCATCACTTCGAGCACCCGCGACGCAGCCGACCCGCCCATCAGTGCCTGACGCACCGCAGCCAGATCCACACCATGTGCCTGAGCCAGATGCATGGCTTCGGCACCGGCCTGAATCGCCGCCACCATGATCATCTGGTTGCAGGCCTTGGCCACCTGCCCTGCACCCGCCGGCCCCACATGCACGATGCGCTTGCCGAGAACCTCGAGCAGCGGGCGCACCCGCGCCAGCGTCTCCGCCTCACCACCGGCCATGATGGCGAGCGTGGCATCGATCGCACCCTGCGCGCCGCCGGACACGGGCGCATCGAGCCAGCCCACGCCGCGGCCGGCATGGTGTGCAGCAAGCCTGCGCGCGCAACCCGGCGCAATCGTGCTCATGTCCACATGGACCGCACCCGCTGCAAAACCGGCTGCAAGCCCCTGTTCGCCAAGCACCAGCGCCTCGACATCCGCGCTGCCGGTGACGATGCTGAAGACGACCTCGCTGCGCGCCGCCAGCTCGGCAGGCGTGGCACAGCCAAGCGCACCTGCGGCGACCACCTCCGCGGCCGCCTCCGGGCGCCGTGCCCACACCACCAGCTCATGCCCGGCACCCAGCAGATGACGGGCCATCGGCGCGCCCATCGCGCCGAGGCCGATGAAGCCCAACCTCATTCGCCGGCTCCGCCGCTCATGAGTTCGAGCAACTTGAGCATCGCGATCGAGTCGTCCTCGCCCAGCCCGCTGCCAACCATCGCATTGAACATCTGCGCGGTGGCCGCCGAGGACGGCAGTGCAAGCCCGAGCCGATGCGCCTCTTCCATGACGATGCGCATGTCCTTCTGGTGCATCCAGGCCTTGAAGCCGGGGCGAAAATTGCGGTCGAGCATGCGCTGGCCGTGGTTCTCAAGAATGCGCGAATAGGCAAAACCACCGAGCAGGGCCTCACGCACCTTGCCGGCATCCACACCGCTGCGGGTGGCAAAGTTGAGGGCCTCGGCCACGGCCGCCACCCCGACGCCGGTCAGGATCTGGTTGCAGGCCTTCGCGACCTGGCCTGCACCCGCGTCACCAATGCGCGTCACCGACTTGCCCATGGCCTCGAACACCGGCTTGATCTTGTCGAACGCGGCCTCATCGCCGCCGGCCATGATGGTCAGCGAGCCGGCAATCGCACCCACCTCGCCACCGGACACCGGCGCGTCGATCATGCTCACGCCACGCGCCTTGAGGCCGGCGGAAATCGACTGCGCCGCCGCCGGGGCGATGGTGCTCATGTCGGCGTGAATGTGGCCCGGCCCCGCACCTTCGGCCACGCCGCCGGCACCGAGCGTCACCTGCTCCACGTCCGGCGCGTCAGCCACCATGCTGATGGTGATCGCTGCCCGCTGTGCGACTTCGGCGGCGCTGGCACAGTCTCCGGCACCGGCCTCGAGCAACGGCGTCATCGACTCGCGGCGGCGGCTCCAGACAAGCACCGTATGCCCGGCCTTGATCAGGTTCAGCGCCATGGGGCGGCCCATCAGGCCCAGTCCGATAAATCCGACTTCCATTTCGACTCTCGCTCCGTGAGAAATTCATAGAAAAGCAGCGCAGCCGGCCCACCCACCCTACCGCGAACGGCACGGGCAGCGGATAATCCCGACTCATGAACTGTGCCCCCATGATCAAGGAAATCGGGCGCGGCGCCAAGGGCGCCCGCTCTCTCGAACGCGACGCGGCCGCCACCCTCTTCGGTGGCATGCTCGACGGCAGCGTGGCCGACCTCGAGCTCGGCGCCATCCTGATCGCCCTGCGCATCAAGAGCGAGTCGCTTGACGAACTGCTCGGCTTCAAGCAGGCCATGGACGCACAGGGTGCACAGC
This genomic interval from Parazoarcus communis contains the following:
- a CDS encoding PP0621 family protein, translating into MRNLLIFLLILGGIWWVRRALKRPRRGPGRDPRLNEPERVLACAHCGVHVPESEGVRDESGFYCCEGHRRLGNDGRGE
- a CDS encoding pyridoxal phosphate-dependent aminotransferase, translating into MPHFPAPIESRLPTVGTTIFTVMSRLAQECGAINLSQGFPDFNAEDVLFERVAHWMRAGFNQYAPLAGCLPLREAIVRKVEGLYGTRYDVEHEVTVTAGATQALFTAVSALVHAGDEVIVFEPVYDSYGPAIELAGGTVIRMQLRAPDYRPDWVSVAAAIGPRTRMIMINSPHNPTATVWSADDLAQLAALTRNTGIVVVSDEVYEHIVFDGAVHQSCAAHPELAARSIVVSSFGKTYHITGWKVGYVVAPRELMAEFRKVHQFNVFTVNTPVQLALADYMADAGRHLQLSAFYQAKRDYFRAGLSGARFELLPSGGTYFQLARYGAISDQPDGVFCDWLTREAGVAAIPVSAFFADGRDEGVIRFCFAKNESTLAAACERLQKLR
- the mtnA gene encoding S-methyl-5-thioribose-1-phosphate isomerase → MFVQPVPTLCRDGDSLLILDQTALPWRREQCRLNTLDEVARAIRTMQVRGAPLIGNTAAMGVALALTRAGAEDEQLEHALTLLAATRPTAVNLHWALNRMAGILRPLPAPRRMAAAWDAAEAICADDAATCDAIGRHGLALLRGLPARSGRPLRVMTHCNAGWLATLGAGTALAPVYAAQAAGIDIEVIASETRPRNQGLLTAWELREAGVPHMLIADNAAGHLLMHGEADVVITGADRIAANGDSANKIGTLLKALAARAAGIPFYIAAPYSTLDFGSPDGAAIPIEDRGADEVCSSIGVDARDEAISLRIAPAGTRAANPAFDVTPASLITGIITERGVIAPAALSATYAERQE
- a CDS encoding class II aldolase/adducin family protein, with product MSITEEGLREELFATTLEMGRSGLNVGTSGNASVRWGTGLLITPSGIAASACTPADMVELDSGGSATGTLAPSSEWQLHRDIYAACPGAGAILHAHSPFATALACQRRHIPAFHYMIARFGGTDVRCAPYATFGTQALSDAAVAALVDRSACLLANHGMVVFGRDLAHALAQAIEFETLCEQYWRTLQLGDPVLLSAAEMTEVIERFRWYGRPRDGSAS
- a CDS encoding putative bifunctional diguanylate cyclase/phosphodiesterase; translation: MNRPPLLPLAGTLLRLSLPLIVFAAIWGGLGKLEQQAREGEERQNISVFQRTAAQQVERLRSELGATRIERVADLRKLVARVLDSRRDARDVSLEIIDLGGDHPRLIYQDPDLRPSTMMYVEQLVIGQQRWLVEVSPLPGHYLLNPSQSVETLRWGGPLIGLLVALLVALLQSRGRSVRRQVLRQTSALEHMNHQLERSNSALQAEIARSTEAERSLRNTTTLQRAILDGSEYAIVSTDTNGLIELFNPAAERIFGWRADELVGRATPLLFCPEDELARLESRDGPGFFAMIDEARAGHAAEPREMTLRRKDGHEFPASLSVSPLHGPDGAIRGYLGIASDIGRQKAAESRIRFLAHYDALTELPNRNYLGQRLAEAQEQCRRRGEPLALLFLDLDRFKYVNDSLGHHAGDLLLQAVSRRFMTCVRAEDTVARTGGDEFVILLPSLPDRNRAIEVAERILAALRDPFDIRSQRLTISPSIGIALYPEDGDDAETLIKHADAAMYQAKAAGRNAYRFYDSQYARELSDRLILENELRLALERKQFVLHYQPQLDVYSGEITGIEALLRWQHPQHGLVPPDRFIPIAEDSGLIVPIGDWVLRAACAQAHAWRVAGLLDAPMAVNLSARQFDQPDLPEQIASVLEATGLPATRLELELTESLVMREPERSSDTLSRCKALGLTIAIDDFGTGYSSLAYLRRFPIDRLKIDRSFIKDIVDEPDDAAIAQAIIAMAHSLRLNVVAEGVESDAQLSLLRQWHCGIYQGFLSSRPLPGEALTALLRGMKAAGVAELAPPPLQH
- a CDS encoding NAD(P)-dependent oxidoreductase; this encodes MEVGFIGLGLMGRPMALNLIKAGHTVLVWSRRRESMTPLLEAGAGDCASAAEVAQRAAITISMVADAPDVEQVTLGAGGVAEGAGPGHIHADMSTIAPAAAQSISAGLKARGVSMIDAPVSGGEVGAIAGSLTIMAGGDEAAFDKIKPVFEAMGKSVTRIGDAGAGQVAKACNQILTGVGVAAVAEALNFATRSGVDAGKVREALLGGFAYSRILENHGQRMLDRNFRPGFKAWMHQKDMRIVMEEAHRLGLALPSSAATAQMFNAMVGSGLGEDDSIAMLKLLELMSGGAGE